One window from the genome of Gemmatimonadota bacterium encodes:
- a CDS encoding SCO family protein: MTSKPYRYAAVAAGFIAVAVLFTMPGEAYGQEGDSGPAVMKDIGTGPGLDASATPEILKHVGIEQRIGVSLPLDLEFNDETGTPVSLGSYFGDKPVILTLVYYDCPMLCTEVLNGLNRSLAPLNYSIGEEFEVVTVSFDPRESPTLASQKKAVYTQRYGRPGTGEGWHFLTGEAAAIDALTESVGFNYVYDETEGQFVHGSAIMIISPKGTVSHYFFGIEYPSEDIRLAIIESSEEKLGNVFDQIMLYCFNYDPEQGRYGVAIMNAMRLAGLVTLLAMGSFMVVMFKRDRRRRRERIERGEDA; this comes from the coding sequence GCGAGGCGTACGGACAGGAAGGCGATAGCGGCCCGGCGGTCATGAAGGATATCGGCACGGGACCCGGCCTGGACGCGAGCGCCACGCCCGAGATCCTGAAGCACGTGGGCATCGAACAGAGAATCGGCGTCTCCCTGCCCCTGGACCTCGAGTTCAACGATGAAACGGGCACGCCGGTAAGCCTGGGCAGCTACTTCGGCGACAAGCCGGTCATCCTGACGCTGGTCTACTACGATTGCCCCATGCTGTGCACGGAAGTGCTCAACGGGCTTAACCGCAGCCTGGCCCCCCTGAACTACAGTATCGGGGAGGAATTCGAGGTCGTGACCGTCAGTTTCGACCCCCGGGAATCCCCGACGCTCGCGTCGCAGAAGAAGGCGGTCTACACGCAGCGCTACGGGCGGCCCGGCACCGGGGAAGGCTGGCATTTCCTCACGGGCGAAGCGGCGGCGATCGACGCGCTGACGGAATCCGTCGGCTTCAACTACGTCTACGACGAAACGGAAGGGCAGTTCGTCCACGGCAGCGCCATCATGATCATCAGTCCAAAGGGCACGGTGTCGCACTACTTCTTCGGGATCGAGTACCCGTCGGAGGACATCCGGCTGGCTATCATCGAGTCTTCCGAGGAAAAACTGGGCAACGTGTTCGACCAGATCATGCTGTACTGTTTCAACTACGATCCCGAGCAGGGCCGGTACGGCGTAGCCATCATGAACGCGATGCGCCTCGCGGGGCTGGTCACGCTGCTGGCCATGGGTTCCTTCATGGTCGTCATGTTCAAGCGGGACCGCCGGCGGCGGCGGGAACGGATCGAACGCGGAGAAGATGCGTAA